The Telopea speciosissima isolate NSW1024214 ecotype Mountain lineage chromosome 11, Tspe_v1, whole genome shotgun sequence genome includes the window CCAggtaaatctctgtgttgtgcgcTGTGTGCTCTCTGTTAGAATTTTAATCCTATAGGGATTAATGTTCTAATATTATAtggattaatattaaataacttaaaccaggctaattagagttttggtctaataaagtggggggttattaagttgtattagaagtctaatgtggactggcttagtatgggccagatagattcctactgggattgtgatgagtcagaccctataggaattactatctaaggagagctaggttccccctctacccataacaACTATTGGTTCTCAATTgttattgaggagtgcattcttgaaagagatggagatattcagtgttcatcgtcTCTGCGCATTCgatattctcatcaagccagtgaCTTgtggaatagaggggaagcacctagatcttattctttatttttcgctgctaccatcatcatcatggatGCGAAGTAAGGTTgatggttctatccctattttctattatttatttgattgtgttcttgaacgccctatgaaAATCcttgcttttgggattttgtccctattcggattgATTTAATCTAACACTCTCTCTCCATTTTCGTTCTTCTTTCTGCCAATCaccattctgggcgttgtttttcaTAACAACCCCTAGTTTTGATGGAACTTGTGAATTTTATATTGGAATGTTCAAATGAACTGAAAATGTTTATCACATTCAATCCAAAGCCATGATCAATCGGGACTGATCCTGCATCCCATACTAATTCCTAAATCCTTGACCTGACTCATTGATGCCTTTTTAGATAATCTGTTTATATATGCAATAGTCGCCATAAGTGTCtatgatattaaaaaaaaaaacagagaggatAAATTACATGGGAGGTATCTATTATTTGAGAAAAGTACACCACAAATACCTCATTTTTGAAAATAGACGTTTGGGATATCTAAACAAGTTTAAAGCTAGTTTGGCTTAATTAATCAATTGAATTTTACATTATTATCCTTTATCCATCACGATGACTGTTCCACTTCCAATTTCATTCTAATTCCATAACCCACAGCAAAACCCAGGGTTTGGCAAAGAATCGCCATTAGTTCTTGCTATTCAAATGATGCATATCTGTCTACATGGCTACATCCGTGATGAAAGAGttgataaaagaaagaaaaaaataatcttGAAATAATCCAATGTATGGTCCTTGACTACTTGGGTTCCATACCTCACATGCACTTCCTTGATTATCTCTTCTAACACTACCACACAAACTGGTTAACCAATTAAAATCTGACACATGGCATTTTAATTATATTGCAAGACAAGTAGTACTTAGCAAGTTATGTTTCCATCACAGGTTGCTATATATGTCAACGGAAAAAGTTCTTTgtcctatctctctcctctctatgtgaaaagacactcCTATCCCCTTGTTTTAAAGAAGAGAGAGCTAGACACATAGGAGTAttgattaagggtgtcaattgggatggTTCCCGGTAGTTGGGACGGGATGGTACCGGTATCGgtaccaaaagtgccaatcccagtaccgttccatttagttaacgggaccaaacctagatcccagtcccgattactagctTAACTAATGGACCCCAAGAAGTAATAAGACTAAAGACTTGACTTCTAAGGTCTAGCGTTTGATGGAAAATTGCCGTTGTTAGCTTTAGCACCATCCTTCTTTAAATACGACTAACAGATTAGCTACCCTGTAATCTTATTACCCATCCAACTCAAATTAAAATTCGTTTATGGTTTCTGCAATATTTGCTCTCCAGAATTTGAATCTGATCATGGCACTTCTTCATCTTATTCTAGTTTTCAATATTCTTCTATTTGGGAGCACATTGAGGCTGCTAGAATCAGTCACCACCAGTTCTAGAAGGATGATGATCGTAGGAGGGAACAACAATGAGACAGATCGATTTGCTTTGTTAGAGTTCAAGAACAAATTGATCTTGATACGTTTGGAGCACTAAGTTCTTGGAACGATTCCATCCATTTCTGCAATTGGGTTGGGATCACTTGTGGTCATCGTCATCGACAACGGGTTATCAGCTTGGATTTACAAGGGAGCGGCTTGGTAGGTAACATTTCTCCTTCCATTGGAAATCtcacttttcttcattttctcaaCATTGGAAACAATAGCTTCCATGGTGAAATCCCTCAAGAGATTGGTAATCTGATTGGACTAAAAGATATTctcttcaacaacaacaatctCGAAGGAGAACTTCCTACCAGCTTGGCCCACTGTACTCATCTAAGAGAAATCCACATCACCCGTAACAATCTTGTCGGAAAGATTCCGATTGAACTGTTTACGTCTTTGTCAAAGCTGGAGATAATTGCTATTAATTTTAATGGCTTAACAGGAGAAATACCAGCTTCGTTTGGGAACAGGTCATCTGTTCGAGTTATCCCTTTGAGTGGGAATGGATTGCATGGGAGCATTCCAAAATCCTTTGGTCAGCTAACAAACTTATACTTTCTATCATATCACTTTCTCAAAACAAGCTATCTGGTATGTTCCCTGTCTCACTATGTAATCTTTCATCTCTTGAAACGATTAGTCTTCCAAATAACCAACTGCATGGGAGCCTTCCTCGAGACATAGGCCTGACTCTTCCAAATCTCAAATTCTTAGAAATTGCAATAAACCTTTTCTCAGGGAGCATTCCAGCTTCCATCTCCAATATTTCATCACTCAAAATTATTGATCTTGGTGAAAACAATTTTGTTGGCCTCGTCCCTAACAACTTAggaaatcttcaaaatcttctcgGGTTCATTATTGGAGAAAATCAAATTGGAGGTGATTTAGATTTTGTAAATTCTTTGGTCAATTGTACACATCTAAAGAGATTAGGTCTACACCATAATGGTTTTAAGGGTCCCATTCCCAACTTCAAAGCCAATCTCTCAACACAACTCTCAATGCTTTTTCTTGGAGGGAATCAAATATCTGGAACCATTACTAGTGGGATTGAGAATCTCGTCAACTTAACCTTATTGGCCATGGAGGGTAACTTTCTTGAAGGTAATATTCCATCTGGTATAGGGAAACTTTCAAAGCTTCAAAGAATAAACCTGCCAGGAAATAGAATTTCAGGAGAGATTCCTTCCTCTATAGGCAATCTCACTATTTTGTATGAACTCCACTTGGATTTCAATAACTTGAACGGAAGCATTCCTTCCAGCATTGGAAATTGTCAGAAATTACAATACTTAACCCTTGATAATAATCGCCTCCAAGGCCCAATACCTAAACAACTCTTCCTTATTTCCTCCTTTTTACTATCTCTCGACTTATCTTCTAATTTTCTGGTCGGTTCCCTCCCAATTGAAATCGGCAATTTGAAGAGTCTTTCTACAATAAATATCTCCAAAAATAGATTGTTTGGAGAAATCCCTTCCTCCATTGGTGATTGTAATAGTTTGGAACATCTTTATATCGGGGGTAATTTCTTTGAAGGAACCATTCCTCAATCTTTACGTCTTTTGAAGGGGCTTCAAAATTTAGATCTCTCACACAACTAGTTATCGGGGCAAATCCCGAAGGATTTACAAAATCTTTTGGCATTGCAGAGTTTGAATTTATCCTTCAATAATCTTGAGGGGGAGGTCCCAACAAAAGGAATTTTTAGAAATGCAAGTGCAATTTTGGTGAATGGAAATGATAAGCTATGTGGGGGAAATGTTGAGTTACATCTACCTGCTTGCAAAAACCCTGGATCTACAAAACGAGAAAAGTCCAATGTTTTTAGAATAGTTCTGGTGATAATCGGTGTGGTTCTTGGTGTTCTTTTGATATCTTcccttcttatttatttttggataagAAGATCAAGAAGTAAACCTCCATCCACACCATTAATCGGTGACCAGTTCTTAAAGCTATCTTACAAAGAGCTCTTCCAAGCTACTGGTGGCTTTTCTTCAGCTAATTTCATAGGTTCTGGTAGTTTTGGCTCTGTATACAAAGGGATTATTGACCAAGATGACACTATTGTTGCAGTAAAGGTACTCAACCTTCAAAATCCAAGAGGTTACAAGAGCTTTATGGCCGAATGTGAAGCATTAAGAAACATTCGACATCGAAATCTTGTCAAGATTTTAACTTCATGTTCAAGCCTTGATTCAAAAGGCGAAGATTTCAAAGCCCTTGTTTATGAGTTCGTGCCCAATGGGAGTCTAGATGATTGGTTGCATCTGTCGGTGGATGTACATAATCATTCAAGGAATTTAAGTCTTCTTCAAAGATTAAACATTGCAATTGATGTGGCTTTTACAATGGATTACCTTCATTACCACTGCTATGCGGCAATTGTTCATTGTGACTTGAAGCCAAGCAATATTCTACTTGACAACGATATGACTGCACATGTCAGTGATTTTGGTTTGGCGAGACTACTTTTAGAACCTGGCGACAATTCATCCCTGACTCAAACTAGTACCATTGGGATAAAAGGATCTATTGGCTATACTGCTCCAGGTAACAAATAAACTATACAATTTTAATTTGAGTTGTCAATATATTAAATTTTGATTATATAGATCTAAATGCCCATTACCAAATTGTTTTTATCTAGTCTAATCAGAATCCGTCGTACTTTGTTAAACATGACTCGAATGATGGTTTTGAAAAGGTGTCCTGATCTAAAGATCTTGTTTATTTgttcaatatttcaattcaaCTATTATTGGATATTGAGATCCTATTCTTAATAGTTGATGGCAT containing:
- the LOC122645258 gene encoding probable LRR receptor-like serine/threonine-protein kinase At3g47570 — protein: MTAHFSDFGLARLLLEPDDISSQAQTSTIGIKGSIDYAAPDLSISLGISLRGGSPTVDLKRLVFFLRQKYSATHSFHGEIPQEIGNLIGLKDILFNNNNLEGELPTSLAHCTHLREIHITRNNLVGKIPIELFTSLSKLEIIAINFNGLTGEIPASFGNRSSVRVIPLSGNGLHGSIPKSFGQLTNLYFLSYHFLKTSYLSLNLSFNNLEGEVPTKGIFRNASAILVNGNDKLCGGNVELHLPACKNPGSTKREKSNVFRIVLVIIGVVLGVLLISSLLIYFWIRRSRSKPPSTPLIGDQFLKLSYKELFQATGGFSSANFIGSGSFGSVYKGIIDQDDTIVAVKVLNLQNPRGYKSFMAECEALRNIRHRNLVKILTSCSSLDSKGEDFKALVYEFVPNGSLDDWLHLSVDVHNHSRNLSLLQRLNIAIDVAFTMDYLHYHCYAAIVHCDLKPSNILLDNDMTAHVSDFGLARLLLEPGDNSSLTQTSTIGIKGSIGYTAPEYGLGGRATIQGDVFSYEILLLEMFTGKKPTDQMFTDDLILYNFAKAALPVYVMHSLDPILLPEEEHREEIQEGAINRTEGSSHMINKLQDCITSIIEIALQCSMESPREHMQMNDVVRELHLIKKNFLKA